A window from Purpureocillium takamizusanense chromosome 3, complete sequence encodes these proteins:
- the SRO7 gene encoding Lethal(2) giant larvae sro7, variant 2 (COG:U~EggNog:ENOG503NU4G), which produces MASFLRSKQAGIQNDLSASIRPELFAPDDQARYGINSQISCLAYDPIQSLLAVGTSESRFGPGCIYVFGQRRVQKVLRPSRPTSLLKIQFTANRLVSLDAKNELAVWDLDAGERLTGQIIAGRVVDMVTDPMLDWAFLGLQNGDVVAYDLDRRSLARAFRLPNFWAAERGPNARAATLVCLALHPRDVGKLLIGYTHGAVIYSFKQNRPQHFLEYVLPPGAPGGSSVGVDTPRRPRLTHAVWHPSGTFVVTAHDDGSLALWDPKEGRLITARTLARNRVDQPAPNSALAIVTEPFSKIAWCCKQNPEDTGLLVAGGQSPDAPKSMTFVELGLTPMYATSSWQALGDWFAGKRQVALPLPAGAQAADFLLVPRASPHFAGAQDPIAVITTLSSGELLTMSFPSGYPISPTNQLHPSTFFVHPFVTKVNVSSLERPRWLSMFEKRDQGEPLLKGGAEASRPRKRFEERTIIQAAHVDSTIRIWDSGHADDIENGQVLQVDMARALDRYDDVEITAMSMAGGTGEFVVGTRTGEAVVFRWGANRFYGREANQTLEPNPKGLTDISSRADPTLKEGLQPFVLYEMMMGPITAVQVSNVGFVAVGSELGFLTIMDLRGPRIIYQAPMTDFAKQEKRTSFLKGHHHSAAPQKEWPVVIEFGVMTLDDDKYSSICCFVGTNLGKVITFKLLPADGGYSVQLAGVVQCEGRVVSLSPIEANTGRPAAATGQIVAGLREGRQVNGALVAGKLDP; this is translated from the exons GAATGACCTCTCGGCGAGCATTCGCCCGGAGCTCTTTGCGCCCGACGACCAGGCGCGCTACGGCATCAACTCGCAGATAAG CTGCCTCGCGTACGACCCCATCCAgtcgctcctcgccgtcggcaccagCGAGAGCCGCTTTGGCCCCGGCTGCATCTACGTCttcggccagcggcgcgtGCAAAAGGTCCTcaggccctcgcggcccacGTCGCTGCTCAAGATCCAGTTCACAGCCAACCGTCTCGtcagcctcgacgccaagaATGAGCTGGCCGTTTGGGatctcgacgccggcgagcgtcTGACGGGCCAGatcatcgccggccgcgtggtCGACATGGTCACCGACCCCATGCTCGACTGGGccttcctcggcctgcagaacggcgacgtcgtcgcctacgacctcgaccgccgcagTCTGGCCCGCGCGTTCCGCCTCCCCAACTTCTGGGCTGCCGAGCGCGGCCCCAatgctcgcgccgccactctcgtctgcctcgcccTGCACCCCCGCGATGTGGGCAAGCTGCTCATCGGCTACACCCACGGCGCGGTCATCTACTCGTTCAAGCAGAACCGCCCTCAGCACTTCCTCGAGTACGTCCTTccgcccggcgccccaggcggcagcagcgtcggtGTCGacacgccgcgccgcccgcgcctgaCGCATGCCGTCTGGCATCCCTCGGGCACCTTTGTCGTcaccgcccacgacgacggcagcctcgccctGTGGGACCCCAAGGAGGGCCGCCTCATCACGGCGCGCACCCTCGCCCGCAACCGCGTCGACCAGCCCGCCCCCAActcggccctcgccatcgtcacggAGCCCTTTTCCAAGATCGCCTGGTGCTGCAAGCAGAACCCCGAAGACAcgggcctgctcgtcgccggcggccagagCCCCGACGCCCCCAAGAGCATGACGTTTGTCGAGCTGGGCCTGACGCCCATGTATgcgacctcgtcgtggcAGGCCCTGGGAGACTGGTTCGCCGGCAAGCGCCAGGTCGCGctcccgctgcccgccggcgcgcaggccgccgacttTTTGCTCGtcccgcgcgcctcgccacACTTTGCCGGCGCGCAGGACCCCATCGCCGTCATTACCACGCTGTCGTCGGGTGAGCTCCTGACCATGAGCTTCCCCTCGGGCTACCCCATCAGCCCGACCAACCAGCTGCACCCATCCACCTTTTTCGTTCATCCCTTTGTCACAAAGGTCAATGTGTCGAGTCTcgagcggccgcggtggcTGAGCATGTTTGAGAAGCGCGACCAGGGCGAGCCGCTGCTCAAGGGTGGCGCCGAGGCTTCCCGTCCGCGCAAGCGCTTCGAGGAGCGCACCATTATACAGGCTGCCCATGTCGACAGCACCATCCGTATTTGGGACTCGggccacgccgacgacatcgagaACGGCCAGGTACTGCAGGTCGACATGGCCAGGGCACTGGACCGCTACGACGACGTTGAGATCACCGCCATGagcatggccggcggcacaGGCGAGTTTGTCGTCGGCACGCGcaccggcgaggccgtcgtcttccGCTGGGGCGCCAATCGCTTCTACGGGCGCGAGGCGAACCAGACGCTCGAACCCAACCCCAAGGGCCTGACCGACATAAGCTCGCGCGCCGACCCCACGCTCAAGGAGGGGCTGCAGCCGTTTGTGCTCTacgagatgatgatggggcccatcaccgccgtgCAAGTGTCCAACGTCGGCTTTGTGGCCGTCGGCTCCGAGCTCGGCTTCCTGACCATCATGGACCTGCGCGGGCCGCGCATCATCTACCAGGCTCCCATGACGGATTTCGCCAAGCAAGAGAAGCGTACCTCGTTCCTCAagggccaccaccactcggCCGCGCCCCAAAAGGAAtggcccgtcgtcatcgagtTTGGCGTCAtgacgctcgacgacgacaagtaCTCGAGCATCTGCTGCTTCGTCGGCACCAACCTCGGTAAGGTCATCACGTTcaagctgctgcccgcgGACGGCGGCTATTCGGTGCagctcgcgggcgtcgtgcAGTGCGAAGGGCGCGTCGTCTCGCTGTCTCCCATTGAGGCCAATAcgggccggcccgccgcggcgacggggcagATTGTCGCCGGTTTGCGCGAGGGGCGGCAGGTTAACGGCGCGCTCGTGGCTGGTAAGCTGGACCCCTGA
- the SRO7 gene encoding Lethal(2) giant larvae sro7 (BUSCO:EOG09260931~COG:U~EggNog:ENOG503NU4G) produces the protein MASFLRSKQAGIQNDLSASIRPELFAPDDQARYGINSQISCLAYDPIQSLLAVGTSESRFGPGCIYVFGQRRVQKVLRPSRPTSLLKIQFTANRLVSLDAKNELAVWDLDAGERLTGQIIAGRVVDMVTDPMLDWAFLGLQNGDVVAYDLDRRSLARAFRLPNFWAAERGPNARAATLVCLALHPRDVGKLLIGYTHGAVIYSFKQNRPQHFLEYVLPPGAPGGSSVGVDTPRRPRLTHAVWHPSGTFVVTAHDDGSLALWDPKEGRLITARTLARNRVDQPAPNSALAIVTEPFSKIAWCCKQNPEDTGLLVAGGQSPDAPKSMTFVELGLTPMYATSSWQALGDWFAGKRQVALPLPAGAQAADFLLVPRASPHFAGAQDPIAVITTLSSGELLTMSFPSGYPISPTNQLHPSTFFVHPFVTKVNVSSLERPRWLSMFEKRDQGEPLLKGGAEASRPRKRFEERTIIQAAHVDSTIRIWDSGHADDIENGQVLQVDMARALDRYDDVEITAMSMAGGTGEFVVGTRTGEAVVFRWGANRFYGREANQTLEPNPKGLTDISSRADPTLKEGLQPFVLYEMMMGPITAVQVSNVGFVAVGSELGFLTIMDLRGPRIIYQAPMTDFAKQEKRTSFLKGHHHSAAPQKEWPVVIEFGVMTLDDDKYSSICCFVGTNLGKVITFKLLPADGGYSVQLAGVVQCEGRVVSLSPIEANTGRPAAATGQIVAGLREGRQVNGALVAVTQNEMRVFRPAHAKGASREFDDVLCDAATVAELELQGWAIVGLFGDRTARAFSIPGLKDLGRAELPMVDATRSTSAVVTQTGDIFAWSGPSELAVIHVWGTGKPWQQSPDTMINPKLECPPRPTISNVQWISGTQYVSPLDLDLLVGGPDRPPSKRMMEAAAAEQRAARGATGTAGVAAGAAAGAAANETWGAYLTRQLNERTEKLNLMGDGMDDLQQQSQGWADDVSKYINKQKRNMVMGSLKSKFF, from the exons GAATGACCTCTCGGCGAGCATTCGCCCGGAGCTCTTTGCGCCCGACGACCAGGCGCGCTACGGCATCAACTCGCAGATAAG CTGCCTCGCGTACGACCCCATCCAgtcgctcctcgccgtcggcaccagCGAGAGCCGCTTTGGCCCCGGCTGCATCTACGTCttcggccagcggcgcgtGCAAAAGGTCCTcaggccctcgcggcccacGTCGCTGCTCAAGATCCAGTTCACAGCCAACCGTCTCGtcagcctcgacgccaagaATGAGCTGGCCGTTTGGGatctcgacgccggcgagcgtcTGACGGGCCAGatcatcgccggccgcgtggtCGACATGGTCACCGACCCCATGCTCGACTGGGccttcctcggcctgcagaacggcgacgtcgtcgcctacgacctcgaccgccgcagTCTGGCCCGCGCGTTCCGCCTCCCCAACTTCTGGGCTGCCGAGCGCGGCCCCAatgctcgcgccgccactctcgtctgcctcgcccTGCACCCCCGCGATGTGGGCAAGCTGCTCATCGGCTACACCCACGGCGCGGTCATCTACTCGTTCAAGCAGAACCGCCCTCAGCACTTCCTCGAGTACGTCCTTccgcccggcgccccaggcggcagcagcgtcggtGTCGacacgccgcgccgcccgcgcctgaCGCATGCCGTCTGGCATCCCTCGGGCACCTTTGTCGTcaccgcccacgacgacggcagcctcgccctGTGGGACCCCAAGGAGGGCCGCCTCATCACGGCGCGCACCCTCGCCCGCAACCGCGTCGACCAGCCCGCCCCCAActcggccctcgccatcgtcacggAGCCCTTTTCCAAGATCGCCTGGTGCTGCAAGCAGAACCCCGAAGACAcgggcctgctcgtcgccggcggccagagCCCCGACGCCCCCAAGAGCATGACGTTTGTCGAGCTGGGCCTGACGCCCATGTATgcgacctcgtcgtggcAGGCCCTGGGAGACTGGTTCGCCGGCAAGCGCCAGGTCGCGctcccgctgcccgccggcgcgcaggccgccgacttTTTGCTCGtcccgcgcgcctcgccacACTTTGCCGGCGCGCAGGACCCCATCGCCGTCATTACCACGCTGTCGTCGGGTGAGCTCCTGACCATGAGCTTCCCCTCGGGCTACCCCATCAGCCCGACCAACCAGCTGCACCCATCCACCTTTTTCGTTCATCCCTTTGTCACAAAGGTCAATGTGTCGAGTCTcgagcggccgcggtggcTGAGCATGTTTGAGAAGCGCGACCAGGGCGAGCCGCTGCTCAAGGGTGGCGCCGAGGCTTCCCGTCCGCGCAAGCGCTTCGAGGAGCGCACCATTATACAGGCTGCCCATGTCGACAGCACCATCCGTATTTGGGACTCGggccacgccgacgacatcgagaACGGCCAGGTACTGCAGGTCGACATGGCCAGGGCACTGGACCGCTACGACGACGTTGAGATCACCGCCATGagcatggccggcggcacaGGCGAGTTTGTCGTCGGCACGCGcaccggcgaggccgtcgtcttccGCTGGGGCGCCAATCGCTTCTACGGGCGCGAGGCGAACCAGACGCTCGAACCCAACCCCAAGGGCCTGACCGACATAAGCTCGCGCGCCGACCCCACGCTCAAGGAGGGGCTGCAGCCGTTTGTGCTCTacgagatgatgatggggcccatcaccgccgtgCAAGTGTCCAACGTCGGCTTTGTGGCCGTCGGCTCCGAGCTCGGCTTCCTGACCATCATGGACCTGCGCGGGCCGCGCATCATCTACCAGGCTCCCATGACGGATTTCGCCAAGCAAGAGAAGCGTACCTCGTTCCTCAagggccaccaccactcggCCGCGCCCCAAAAGGAAtggcccgtcgtcatcgagtTTGGCGTCAtgacgctcgacgacgacaagtaCTCGAGCATCTGCTGCTTCGTCGGCACCAACCTCGGTAAGGTCATCACGTTcaagctgctgcccgcgGACGGCGGCTATTCGGTGCagctcgcgggcgtcgtgcAGTGCGAAGGGCGCGTCGTCTCGCTGTCTCCCATTGAGGCCAATAcgggccggcccgccgcggcgacggggcagATTGTCGCCGGTTTGCGCGAGGGGCGGCAGGTTAACGGCGCGCTCGTGGCTG TCACGCAAAATGAGATGCGAGTGTTTAGGCCGGCGCACGCCAAGGGCGCATCTAGAGAGTTTGACGACGTGCTctgcgacgcggcgacggtggccgagctggagctgcaggGCTGGGCCATCGTTGGGTTATTCGGCGACCGCACAGCGCGGGCGTTTTCGATACCGGGGCTCAAGGAtctcgggcgggcggagctGCCCATGGTGGACGCGACGCGCAGCACGTCGGCGGTCGTGACGCAGACGGGCGACATCTTTGCGTGGTCGGGCCCCAGCGAGCTGGCCGTCATCCACGTCTGGGGCACGGGCAAGCCGTGGCAGCAGTCGCCCGACACCATGATCAACCCCAAGCTCGagtgcccgccgcggccgacgattTCCAACGTGCAGTGGATCTCTGGGACGCAGTATGTGTCGCcgctggacctggacctgcTGGTGGGAGGGCCGGACCGGCCACCGAGCAAGCgcatgatggaggcggcggcggcggagcagcgcGCTGCCCGGGGcgcgacggggacggcgggcgtggcggcgggcgcggcggcaggcgctgcgGCCAACGAGACATGGGGAGCGTACCTGACGCGGCAGCTCAACGAGCGGACCGAGAAGCTGAACCTGatgggcgacggcatggacGATCTacagcagcagagccagggatgggccgacgacgtgagCAAGTACATCAACAAGCAGAAGCGCAACATGGTCATGGGCAGCCTGAAGAGCAAGTTCTTCTAG
- a CDS encoding uncharacterized protein (EggNog:ENOG503PB0W~SECRETED:SignalP(1-20~SECRETED:cutsite=GLA-AP~SECRETED:prob=0.6801)), whose amino-acid sequence MKVTGLVALVAALGASSGLAAPAPVADVEQQQPELVARANLPGLNAQQSAHARAIIAESNKEKLGHQGCLAAITTGLTESTLRVLANNKVPQSLKYKHDGLGSDHDSIGIFQQRAMYYKDIKCDMDAACSAGLFFKGMKAVKGWQTMDVATLCQKVQRSGVPTAYKKHVAAATKICKAGGA is encoded by the exons atgaaGGTCAccggtctcgtcgccctcgtcgccgcgctcggcgcctcgtcgggTCTTGCCGCCCCTgctcccgtcgccgacgtcgagcagcagcagcccgagctGGTCGCGCGCGCCAACCTGCCGGGTCTCAACGCCCAGCAGAgcgcccacgcgcgcgccatcatcgccgagagcaacaaggagaagctcggccACCAGGGGTGCCTCGCGGCCATTACCACCGGCCTGACCGAG TCCACGCTGCGCGTCCTGGCCAACAACAAGGTGCCCCAGTCGCTCAAGTACAAgcacgacggcctcgggTCCGACCACGACAGCATCGGCATCTTCCAGCAGCGGGCCATGTACTACAAGGACATCAAGTGCGACATGGACGCCGCGTGCTCGGCCGGCCTCTTCTTCAAGGGCATGAAGGCCGTCAAGGGCTGGCAGACGATGGACGTGGCGACGCTCTGCCAAAAGGTGCAGCGCTCGGGCGTCCCCACCGCCTACAAGAagcacgtcgccgcggcgaccAAGATTtgcaaggccggcggcgcttga
- a CDS encoding uncharacterized protein (EggNog:ENOG503P3FW~COG:S) → MSLADRIPAGSAICDEALALARDTLPEPLVNHSLRVFLLARWLAETDGACVAYRQGRGLELLFVACVCHDLGAGERFNGPQRFEVEGADAAKALLLLKKGSVSSAHEASSATDDDDKNDAAAEADAHRVWTAIAVHTSAGIAERIDPLSRLVRLGVLLDFSRATRDATPGAAAVCAEAEALLPRLDVEEVLANAVVGQAGHGDDDGGLPPDNLTWPSTQKHPAGSWPGLLLRAHRQNPGHGGRNPAF, encoded by the coding sequence atgtCACTCGCCGACCGCAtccccgccggcagcgccatctgcgacgaggccctcgccctcgcgcgcgacaCGCTGCCCGAGCCCCTCGTCAACCACTCGCTGcgcgtcttcctcctcgcgcggtggctcgccgagacggacggggctTGCGTCGCCTACAGGCAGGGCCGGGGGCTCGAGCTGCTCTTCGTCGCGTGCGTGTGCcacgacctcggcgccggcgagcgctTCAACGGCCCGCAGCgcttcgaggtcgagggcgcggacgcggccaaggccctgctgctgctcaagaagggctccgtgtcgtcggccCACGAGGCCTCCTCTGCTaccgatgatgacgacaagaacgacgctgccgccgaggccgacgcgcacCGCGTGTggaccgccatcgccgtgcaCACCTCGGCGGGCATCGCGGAGCGCATCGACCCCCTGTCGCGGCTCgtgcgcctcggcgtcctgctCGACTTTTCGCGGGCCACGCGCGATGCCACGCCCGGGGCCGCTGCCGTgtgcgccgaggccgaggccctgctgccgcgcctcgacgtcgaggaggtcctcgccaacgccgtcgtcgggcaggccggccacggcgatgacgacggtggcCTGCCGCCCGATAACTTGACGTGGCCGAGCACGCAGAAGCACCCGGCCGGCAGCTGGCCGGGTCTGCTGCTACGCGCGCACCGGCAGAACccgggccatggcggcaggAACCCGGCCTTTTAA
- a CDS encoding Cyanamide hydratase (EggNog:ENOG503P32G~COG:S): MADDVERNGWHAVPLDPSKIFHGGRPFVNEPTAVRVNDVVFPDDDAVVAFVRDHVREKLPDKTFNHSMRVYYYATAILRDQFPERSQQLSPVTLALACLLHDIGTADEHMAASRMSFEFYGAIQARDLLLARGCPRDRADAVCETVMRHQDLGVDGTITFLGQLIQLATIFDNVSDHPAVADFGQVLHPETREDVIAAFPRRGWLGCFADTVRREITQKPWCHTTHIPDFAAKIRGNKLMARYE; the protein is encoded by the exons atggccgacgacgtcgagcgcaACGGCTGGCACGCCGTGCCCCTGGACCCCAGCAAGATCTTCCACGGCGGCAGGCCCTTTGTCAACGAGCCCACGGCCGTCCGCGTCAACGACGTCGTCTTtcccgacgatgacgccgtcgtcgccttcgtgCGCGACCACGTCAGGGAGAAGCTCCCTGACAAGACCTTCAACCACTCGATGCGGGTGTACTACTACG CCACCGCCATCCTCAGGGACCAGTTCCCCGAGCGCAGCCAGCAGCTCTCCCCCGtgaccctcgccctcgcctgcctGCTCCACGACATTGGCACCGCGGACGAGCacatggccgcgtcgcgcaTGTCCTTTGAGTTCTACGGCGCCATCCAGGCGCGCGATCTACTCCTTGCCAGGGGCTGCCCGCGGGAccgggccgacgccgtctgCGAGACCGTCATGCGCCACCaggacctcggcgtcgacggcacaATCACCTTTCTCGGCCAGCTGATCCAGCTCGCCACCATTTTCGACAACGTGAGCGACCACCCGGCCGTCGCAGACTTTGGCCAAGTACTGCACCCGGAAACGCGCGAGGACGTCATCGCCGCGTtccctcgccgcggctggctgggctgcttcGCAGACACAGTGCGCCGCGAAATCACCCAGAAGCCCTGGTGCCACACTACGCACATACCCGACTTCGCGGCAAAGATAAGGGGAAATAAACTCATGGCCCGATATGAGTAG
- a CDS encoding Ribonuclease H (EggNog:ENOG503P60S~COG:L), with product MDPNGFYPSRPQGDMAGWDTTWLGNYGMAFTNGGMAPMNPSPMTSAPVVPYPTAFNLGAGPVTGYLAPQQMGMNPGHAPHHGPNGRNIAGDWMPTRPRSSRYGQGTPRPSPLNRPVTVTPASSRAQHAQTNPSERHEDGTALNANGQPIANLFDPSSVACRREPVAVYNHEKSLLQLESPVPEHMGPRVFPRCDRESLVVCCGVAVPGGPRAAWSVFCGWGSKYNEKGVLGPESGVTLSEHGVQAYAASKAVNIVRKLHQGDRTLRHVYIVSSSKYVESSLTVNSSWFESSKDGGMDAAQVIRDTLAGIKDFERSRASRRNKSIKLWYVPLEENKQAQELAAQALEAEDEVGEEGSDDTFDQWSDQGPDGMAEEPSRQSNQKSSPGSSEGTVKGADQGRTRESSQGTILESSHQSCSGLSPGMFPVASLALAPGSPLGSTHGEAPGSSPGTPMESPETVEATVEPAGRAQITVADETETPMLTTVPTAFEAGRMGLPFAEPAEADPEGGQVEISEDTLYSHMSPEERQWMRDWADQMAEEAMAAQAREPEAPRTVSLRDLSYSTLE from the coding sequence ATGGATCCGAACGGCTTCTACCCAAGCAGGCCGCAAGGCgacatggctggctgggatACCACCTGGCTGGGGAATTATGGAATGGCGTTTACCAACGGTGGAATGGCGCCCATGAATCCGTCTCCGATGACTTCGGCGCCAGTAGTGCCCTACCCGACCGCATTCAACCTGGGCGCTGGTCCTGTCACAGGCTACCTCGCACCGCAACAGATGGGCATGAACCCGGGCCACGCGCCACACCACGGCCCGAACGGCCGCAATATCGCAGGAGACTGGATGCCCACGCGGCCACGTTCGTCACGGTACGGCCAAGGGACTCCTCGTCCAAGCCCGCTCAATCGTCCCGTTACCGTGACGCCGGCATCATCTCGTGCGCAGCATGCGCAGACAAACCCGTCAGAGAGACATGAAGACGGCACGGCCCTGAACGCCAACGGACAGCCCATCGCGAATCTGTTCGACCCAAGCAGCGTCgcatgccgccgcgagccTGTTGCCGTATACAACCACGAGAAGTCATTGCTGCAACTCGAGAGTCCCGTTCCCGAGCACATGGGACCACGCGTATTTCCACGATGCGACCGTGAGTCTCTCGTAGTTTGCTGCGGTGTCGCGGTTCCAGGAGGGCCACGAGCAGCTTGGAGCGTCTTCTGCGGTTGGGGCTCCAAGTACAACGAGAAGGGCGTGCTCGGCCCAGAAAGCGGTGTGACCCTGAGCGAGCATGGGGTGCAGGCGTACGCCGCGTCCAAGGCCGTCAACATCGTCAGGAAGTTGCACCAAGGGGACCGCACGCTGCGTCATGTATACAttgtctcgtcgtcgaagtaTGTTGAAAGCTCCTTGACGGTCAACTCTTCTTGGTTCGAAAGCAGCAAGGATGGTGGCATGGACGCAGCTCAGGTCATCCGCGATACACTTGCTGGAATCAAGGACTTTGAGCGAAGCCGGGCCAGCAGACGGAACAAGTCGATCAAGTTGTGGTATGTTCCATTGGAGGAGAACAAGCAAGCGCAGGAGCTggccgcgcaggcgctcgaggcaGAAGACGAGGTTGGAGAGGAAGGGTCTGACGATACGTTTGACCAGTGGTCTGATCAGGGGCCAGACGGTATGGCAGAGGAGCCGTCGAGGCAGTCGAACCAGAAGTCGAGCCCAGGGTCAAGCGAGGGGACAGTCAAAGGGGCAGACCAGGGGAGGACCCGGGAGTCAAGCCAGGGGACGATCCTTGAGTCGTCCCACCAGTCATGTTCTGGGTTGTCGCCCGGCATGTTTCCTGTGGCGAGTCTCGCGCTTGCTCCAGGTTCGCCCCTTGGGTCGACGCATGGGGAAGCTCCTGGATCATCGCCTGGGACACCCATGGAGTCGCCAGAGACAGTTGAGGCGACAGTTGAGCCAGCAGGACGGGCCCAAATCACGGTGGCAGACGAGACGGAAACGCCGATGCTGACCACGGTGCCCACAGCGTTTGAAGCAGGAAGAATGGGCCTCCCCTTTGCGGAACCGGCAGAGGCAGACCCGGAGGGGGGACAGGTAGAAATCAGCGAAGACACGCTGTACTCGCACATGTCGCCCGAGGAAAGGCAGTGGATGCGCGACTGGGCCGACCAAATGGCGGAAGAAGCCATGGCGGCCCAGGCTCGTGAGCCAGAGGCGCCGAGAACCGTGAGCCTCAGAGACCTTAGCTATTCCACGCTCGAATAG